A window from Populus trichocarpa isolate Nisqually-1 chromosome 3, P.trichocarpa_v4.1, whole genome shotgun sequence encodes these proteins:
- the LOC18096800 gene encoding heterogeneous nuclear ribonucleoprotein 1 translates to MSMDYDYPPQERQYGDNVLAFNRHSDEEHQQQQQQQEGFYEEEQQQQEGDIGSGGIERNLSMNHHHHHHNRDSSSAGKLFVGGVSWETTEETFTNYFSKYGEVMDSVIMTDRHSGRPRGFGFVTFADPAVADRVLEEDHVIDGRAVEVKRTVPREDMDVKGVTRTKKIFVGGIPPSLTEDELKEYFSVYGSIVDHQIMLDHKTGRSRGFGFVTFDIEDAVEQIFSEGRTHELGGKQVEIKKAEPKRTGGDYGSTAKSYTGFSNGAGGFGAGNGASGFGAGNSSVGRYGRKMGRGYDGYSGYDGYGSYGSYGGNYPAGTAGFYGGYGAYGYGFGFGGPMMYGTGVYGGSGYGIPSSYNNAAEYGGGKAYGRTGDDDGFGSGKRYDNGDALGGGYGSNKGYAGGANGGAAVTGRYHPYRK, encoded by the exons ATGTCAATGGATTATGATTATCCACCGCAAGAGAGGCAATATGGAGATAACGTCCTTGCCTTTAACCGCCATAGTGACGAAGagcatcagcagcagcagcagcagcaagaagGTTTTTATGAGGAAGAACAGCAACAGCAGGAGGGGGACATAGGTAGTGGAGGAATTGAAAGAAACCTATCAatgaatcatcatcatcatcatcacaatcGTGACTCTTCTTCTGCAGG AAAACTCTTTGTTGGTGGTGTCTCCTGGGAAACTACTGAAG AAACGTTCACTAATTACTTTAGCAAGTATGGAGAAGTCATGGACTCTGTAATAATGACTGATAGACATTCTGGAAGGCCACGAGGGTTTGGGTTTGTAACATTTGCTGACCCTGCAGTTGCTGATAGGGTTTTGGAGGAAGACCATGTTATAGATGGCAGAGCG GTGGAAGTGAAGAGGACAGTTCCAAGGGAAGATATGGACGTTAAAGGAGtaacaagaacaaagaaaatttttgttGGTGGAATACCACCTTCTTTGACTGAAG ATGAGTTAAAGGAATACTTCTCTGTTTATGGTAGCATTGTAGACCACCAGATTATGCTAGATCATAAGACTGGAAGGTCTAGGGGATTTGGGTTTGTCACATTTGACATTGAAGATGCTGTAGAACAAATCTTTTCAGAGGGCAGAACACATGAGCTTGGTGGTAAACAG GTGGAAATAAAGAAGGCTGAACCAAAGAGAACTGGTGGTGATTATGGCAGTACAGCAAAGTCTTATACTGGATTCAGCAATGGTGCAGGTGGCTTTGGTGCTGGCAATGGTGCGAGTGGCTTTGGTGCTGGCAATAGTTCTGTAGGTCGTTATGGTCGAAAAATGGGCAGAGGATATGATGGGTATAGTGGCTATGATGGTTATGGGAGTTATGGGAGTTATGGAGGAAACTACCCTGCAGGCACTGCTGGTTTTTATGGTGGTTATGGTGCATATGGTTATGGTTTCGGGTTTGGTGGGCCAATGATGTATGGAACTGGTGTCTATGGAGGAAGTGGTTATGGCATTCCAAGTAGTTACAATAATGCTGCCGAGTATGGTGGTGGTAAAGCATATGGGAGAACTGGTGATGATGATGGTTTTGGCAGCGGTAAAAGGTATGACAATGGCGATGCTCTTGGTGGTGGCTATGGTAGTAATAAGGGGTATGCTGGCGGTGCAAATGGTGGTGCTGCTGTTACTGGAAGGTATCATCCTTACCGTAAGTAA